In Hydrogenovibrio marinus, a single genomic region encodes these proteins:
- the atpG gene encoding F0F1 ATP synthase subunit gamma yields the protein MAGGSKEIRAKIGSVTNTKKITKAMEMVAASKMRKAQARMEATKPYVEKVKRVIDHVASAHPEYKHPYTQARENVKRVALVMISSDRGLCGGLNSNLFRKALPALKRWQEAGVEVELALVGNKAQTFFRSYGGNVVATVSDLGDAPHFEDLVGTIKVVLDRFEDGEVDEVYLASNEFVNTMSQNPTIEKLIPIQSEAPSETHWDYLYEPDAKAALNLLMRRYVEGTVFGAVVENAACEQGARMIAMRNATDNAGEMIKELKLAYNKARQAAITQELAEIVSGSSAV from the coding sequence ATGGCAGGCGGTAGTAAAGAAATACGGGCAAAAATTGGTTCCGTAACAAATACCAAGAAAATCACAAAAGCCATGGAAATGGTGGCTGCTTCTAAAATGCGTAAAGCGCAAGCTCGCATGGAAGCAACTAAGCCATACGTTGAAAAAGTGAAAAGAGTGATTGATCACGTTGCGAGTGCACATCCTGAGTATAAGCACCCTTATACCCAAGCACGTGAAAACGTGAAGCGCGTTGCGTTGGTCATGATCTCTTCTGATCGTGGTTTATGTGGTGGTTTAAATTCAAACTTATTCCGCAAGGCCTTACCAGCATTAAAACGCTGGCAAGAAGCTGGGGTTGAAGTAGAACTAGCACTGGTCGGTAATAAGGCGCAGACATTCTTCCGCTCTTATGGTGGAAATGTCGTTGCAACTGTTTCGGATTTAGGCGATGCCCCACACTTTGAAGATTTAGTTGGAACCATTAAAGTGGTTTTGGATCGTTTTGAAGATGGTGAAGTCGATGAAGTTTATTTAGCTTCAAATGAGTTTGTAAACACCATGTCTCAAAACCCAACCATTGAAAAATTGATTCCGATTCAATCAGAAGCACCTAGCGAAACGCATTGGGATTATCTGTATGAACCTGATGCAAAAGCAGCATTGAACTTGTTAATGCGTCGCTATGTGGAAGGCACAGTTTTTGGTGCGGTGGTTGAGAACGCAGCATGTGAGCAAGGTGCTCGTATGATCGCGATGAGAAATGCGACTGACAACGCTGGTGAGATGATCAAGGAATTGAAGCTTGCGTACAACAAAGCACGTCAGGCAGCAATTACTCAAGAACTGGCTGAAATTGTTAGTGGTTCATCCGCAGTATAA
- a CDS encoding ATP synthase subunit I: MIQGLIGLVVLVAFAFKGLWASALYGLFIGLVNVVLLGWTFQKANQRAAENPKSGILILYLSAVIRFVLLAVLFVLGLSLLKLDPMAVVLTFVLMQAGQMFNLKGKRRLTD, encoded by the coding sequence ATGATTCAAGGATTGATTGGACTGGTAGTTTTGGTCGCTTTTGCTTTTAAAGGACTTTGGGCTTCTGCGCTTTATGGGTTGTTTATAGGGCTAGTGAATGTGGTTCTTCTGGGGTGGACTTTCCAGAAGGCGAATCAGCGCGCGGCAGAAAACCCAAAAAGTGGAATACTGATTTTATATCTTAGTGCGGTTATTAGATTCGTTCTTTTAGCTGTGTTATTTGTATTAGGGCTGTCGCTCCTGAAACTTGATCCAATGGCGGTCGTTTTAACCTTTGTGTTAATGCAGGCTGGCCAAATGTTCAATTTGAAAGGCAAGCGGCGTTTGACTGACTAA
- a CDS encoding F0F1 ATP synthase subunit delta, with translation MAELITIARPYAEAVFAVAKEEGKLDAWSESLANLAAIVSDETMQAFMANPETQDSQVSEVFTAVLGGKTDKELDNLLSVMTENKRLQSLPFVAELFEDMKAIEDKKVRATVISARAATVEQKKKLSAALNAKFDAEVEITYEEDSSLIAGIKIIVGDWAIDGSALSQLNKLGAAIAQ, from the coding sequence ATGGCAGAATTAATAACAATTGCTAGACCCTATGCTGAAGCCGTTTTTGCGGTAGCGAAGGAAGAAGGTAAGTTAGATGCTTGGTCTGAAAGCCTAGCAAATCTAGCCGCAATTGTTTCTGACGAGACAATGCAAGCTTTTATGGCGAATCCTGAAACTCAGGATTCTCAAGTATCTGAAGTATTCACCGCGGTTTTGGGTGGAAAAACAGATAAAGAGCTAGATAACTTACTGTCTGTGATGACTGAAAACAAACGTTTGCAATCATTGCCTTTCGTAGCTGAATTGTTTGAGGACATGAAAGCTATCGAAGATAAAAAGGTGAGAGCAACGGTTATTTCAGCACGCGCAGCAACGGTAGAGCAGAAAAAGAAATTAAGTGCTGCTTTAAATGCTAAGTTTGATGCCGAAGTTGAGATTACTTACGAAGAAGATTCTTCATTGATCGCCGGCATTAAAATCATCGTAGGTGACTGGGCTATTGACGGCTCAGCACTATCGCAGTTAAACAAACTTGGCGCAGCAATCGCCCAATAA
- the atpB gene encoding F0F1 ATP synthase subunit A, whose amino-acid sequence MSTEKMGTVEYIQHHLTNNHIGEGFWTFNLDTIVVSLLLGALIIFVAARLGKRLETGTPGGFQNFVESILDFVATNVRDAFPGHNPLIAPLALTIFLWVWLMNFMDLIPVDLLPYLYQIVTGDSHAHLKVVPTTDLNTTLAMSFTVFVLILFYNIKVKGVVGFIKMFLFHPFGKFFVPVNVVMTFIEEVSKPLSLALRLFGNMFAGELVFLLIALIGGTLAVGAAALFWAPLQALLDLGWLIFHLLVITLQAFIFMVLTIVYLGMAHEDDH is encoded by the coding sequence TTGAGTACTGAAAAAATGGGTACTGTCGAGTATATCCAGCATCACTTGACCAATAATCATATTGGTGAAGGTTTCTGGACATTTAACCTAGACACTATCGTTGTAAGCTTATTGTTAGGTGCGTTGATTATTTTTGTAGCAGCACGCCTTGGAAAAAGATTAGAAACTGGCACGCCAGGTGGATTCCAAAACTTTGTAGAAAGTATTTTGGATTTCGTTGCGACCAATGTCAGAGATGCTTTCCCTGGTCACAATCCGTTGATTGCGCCACTTGCATTGACCATCTTCCTTTGGGTATGGTTGATGAACTTCATGGACTTGATCCCTGTTGATTTACTTCCTTATTTGTATCAAATCGTTACTGGTGACTCTCATGCTCACTTGAAAGTTGTACCAACAACTGATTTGAACACAACTTTAGCAATGTCTTTCACCGTATTCGTTTTGATTTTGTTCTACAACATCAAAGTAAAAGGTGTGGTTGGTTTCATCAAAATGTTCCTATTCCACCCATTCGGTAAGTTTTTTGTTCCTGTAAATGTCGTTATGACGTTTATCGAAGAAGTGTCTAAGCCACTATCGTTGGCGCTGCGTTTGTTCGGTAACATGTTTGCGGGTGAACTCGTATTCCTATTGATCGCTTTGATCGGTGGAACTTTGGCAGTAGGTGCTGCTGCTTTATTCTGGGCACCATTACAAGCTTTGCTAGATTTAGGTTGGTTGATTTTCCACTTGTTGGTCATCACCCTTCAAGCCTTCATCTTCATGGTGCTAACAATTGTTTATCTTGGAATGGCGCACGAAGACGACCATTAA
- a CDS encoding ParB/RepB/Spo0J family partition protein: MAKKRGMGLGGVRALYGAKQKAESNVSDLRIEKVSIDHLKPGVYQPRYKFDQESLSELADSIRLQGIVQPIVVKVSDEDNTYEIIAGERRWRAAKIAGLTSVPVVIRQADNQATLAMALIENIQREDLNPIETALGLKRLMKEFDLTQQAVADAVGRSRTAVTNLLRLLKLPEKVQEWLHNGDLTMGHARAIITLPENLQLELAQKSIAKNWTVRDMEQAVQAILVPKNLKKAKKPQLAAHYLEKQEQISEKMATKVKINHGANGKGKIELPFSSEEELQRLLEHLS; encoded by the coding sequence GACTAGGTGGTGTTCGTGCATTGTACGGCGCTAAGCAAAAAGCGGAATCAAATGTTTCGGACCTACGCATCGAAAAAGTTTCCATTGATCATTTAAAGCCGGGGGTTTATCAGCCACGTTATAAATTTGATCAAGAATCTTTATCCGAGTTGGCGGATTCAATTCGTTTACAAGGTATCGTTCAGCCAATTGTTGTCAAAGTGTCCGATGAAGACAATACCTACGAAATTATTGCGGGTGAGCGCCGCTGGCGTGCTGCCAAAATTGCAGGGTTAACGTCTGTTCCTGTTGTTATCCGTCAAGCTGACAATCAAGCAACGCTGGCAATGGCGTTGATTGAAAATATCCAGCGTGAAGATCTAAACCCTATTGAAACCGCACTTGGTCTGAAGCGATTGATGAAAGAATTTGACCTAACACAGCAAGCTGTTGCAGATGCTGTAGGGCGTTCGAGAACAGCTGTGACCAATCTATTGAGATTGTTAAAGCTTCCAGAAAAGGTACAAGAGTGGTTGCATAATGGCGATTTAACCATGGGGCATGCTAGAGCTATTATTACCCTGCCGGAAAATTTGCAGCTGGAGTTAGCGCAAAAGTCTATCGCCAAGAATTGGACAGTGCGAGATATGGAGCAGGCGGTTCAAGCTATTCTGGTGCCTAAAAACTTGAAAAAAGCGAAGAAGCCTCAGCTTGCTGCACACTACCTTGAAAAGCAGGAGCAGATTTCTGAGAAGATGGCGACCAAGGTTAAGATTAATCATGGCGCGAATGGCAAAGGAAAAATCGAGCTACCCTTCTCTTCCGAGGAAGAGTTGCAGCGTTTGCTTGAACACTTGAGCTAA
- the atpA gene encoding F0F1 ATP synthase subunit alpha, with translation MQLNASEISSLIKDRIKGFDGAAESGSEGTVVSIADGIALIHGVSDVMYGEMVQFDENTFGMALNLERDSVGVVVLGEFEHISEGQKVTCTGRILEVPVGPEMMGRVVDALGRPIDGKGAIDTKVTSPIERIAPGVIDRKSVDQPMMTGIKSIDSMIPVGRGQRELIIGDRQTGKTAIAIDAIISQKNTGVKCVYVAMGQKASTVNNVRRKLEEMGAMDNTVIVAANASDPAALQYMAAYAGCAMGEYYRDRGEDALIIYDDLTKQAQAYRQVSLLLRRPPGREAFPGDVFYLHSRLLERAARVSAEYVEKFTNGEVKGKTGSLTALPIIETQAGDVSAFVPTNVISITDGQIFLETGLFSQGIRPAVNAGLSVSRVGGAAQTKAIKKLGGGIRLDLAQYRELAAFAQFASDLDAATKAQLERGKRVTELMKQKQYAPLTIAEMATSLYAANEGYLDDVEVEKVLDFEAALHAFMNSEHADLAASINAKGDWNDDIVAGVKACIEAFKANGVY, from the coding sequence ATGCAATTGAATGCCTCTGAAATTAGCAGCCTGATCAAAGACCGAATTAAAGGTTTTGATGGCGCAGCAGAGTCTGGCAGTGAAGGTACGGTCGTTAGCATTGCTGACGGTATCGCACTTATTCACGGCGTATCAGATGTAATGTATGGTGAGATGGTTCAGTTCGATGAGAACACTTTCGGTATGGCGCTTAACCTTGAGCGTGACTCTGTTGGTGTTGTTGTATTAGGTGAATTCGAACACATCTCTGAAGGTCAAAAAGTGACTTGTACTGGTCGTATTCTGGAAGTTCCAGTTGGACCAGAAATGATGGGTCGTGTTGTTGATGCACTAGGTCGTCCAATCGACGGTAAAGGCGCTATCGACACTAAAGTAACATCACCAATCGAGCGTATCGCTCCTGGTGTAATCGACCGTAAATCTGTTGATCAACCAATGATGACAGGTATCAAGTCTATCGATTCAATGATTCCAGTTGGTCGTGGTCAGCGTGAGTTGATCATCGGTGACCGTCAAACTGGTAAAACAGCGATCGCGATTGATGCAATCATTTCCCAAAAGAACACAGGTGTTAAGTGTGTTTACGTTGCAATGGGGCAAAAAGCTTCTACTGTTAACAACGTAAGACGTAAGTTGGAAGAAATGGGCGCGATGGATAACACTGTTATCGTTGCAGCTAACGCTTCAGATCCTGCGGCACTTCAATACATGGCTGCTTATGCAGGTTGTGCGATGGGTGAATACTATCGTGACCGTGGTGAAGATGCTTTGATCATCTATGATGATTTGACTAAACAAGCGCAAGCTTACCGTCAAGTATCTCTACTATTACGTCGTCCGCCAGGACGTGAAGCTTTCCCAGGTGATGTATTCTATCTACATTCACGTTTGCTAGAGCGTGCTGCTCGTGTAAGCGCTGAATACGTAGAAAAATTCACTAATGGCGAAGTAAAAGGTAAGACTGGTTCTTTGACTGCTCTACCTATTATTGAAACTCAAGCAGGTGACGTTTCTGCTTTCGTACCTACCAACGTAATTTCGATTACAGATGGACAGATTTTCCTTGAAACAGGTTTGTTCTCTCAAGGTATCCGTCCTGCTGTTAACGCTGGTTTGTCTGTATCCCGTGTTGGTGGTGCTGCTCAAACTAAAGCAATCAAGAAATTGGGTGGTGGTATCCGTCTAGACTTGGCTCAATATCGTGAATTGGCGGCATTCGCTCAATTCGCATCTGATTTGGATGCAGCGACTAAGGCTCAGCTAGAACGCGGTAAGCGCGTTACCGAGTTGATGAAGCAAAAGCAATATGCTCCGTTGACTATTGCTGAAATGGCTACTTCTCTTTACGCAGCTAATGAAGGCTACCTTGATGATGTAGAAGTCGAAAAAGTATTGGATTTCGAAGCAGCGCTTCACGCGTTCATGAACTCCGAACATGCTGACCTAGCCGCTAGCATCAATGCTAAAGGTGATTGGAACGACGACATCGTTGCAGGCGTAAAAGCTTGTATCGAAGCTTTCAAAGCTAACGGCGTTTACTAA
- the atpE gene encoding F0F1 ATP synthase subunit C produces the protein MEAQFIADIYAATAIGVGVILAAAGLGSAIGWGLICSKTLEGIARQPEMRPALMTNMFIFAGLMESFPFIILAFAMWFLFANPFVGAMKAALGA, from the coding sequence ATGGAAGCTCAATTTATTGCGGACATTTATGCTGCTACGGCAATTGGTGTTGGTGTTATCTTGGCTGCTGCTGGTCTAGGTTCAGCAATTGGCTGGGGTCTAATCTGTTCTAAGACGCTAGAAGGTATCGCGCGTCAACCAGAAATGCGTCCTGCTTTGATGACTAACATGTTTATCTTTGCTGGTTTGATGGAATCTTTCCCATTCATCATCCTAGCATTCGCTATGTGGTTCTTGTTCGCTAACCCATTCGTTGGTGCTATGAAAGCTGCTTTGGGTGCATAA
- a CDS encoding AtpZ/AtpI family protein → MKTEEKRVEETSSSKQKPALNFLLMGAGSVFTSMIVAGFLVGYVFDQLFNTTPLFLLACGVLGFIGGIMKIHKLLGKMDLMELPEKLKETGDSKVEEQSKDAK, encoded by the coding sequence GTGAAAACAGAAGAAAAAAGAGTTGAAGAAACCTCTTCCTCGAAGCAAAAACCTGCGTTAAATTTTTTGCTGATGGGTGCCGGGTCAGTGTTTACCAGCATGATTGTTGCTGGTTTCTTGGTTGGATATGTATTTGACCAATTGTTCAATACGACGCCATTGTTTTTGCTAGCTTGTGGTGTATTGGGCTTTATCGGCGGCATTATGAAAATTCATAAGCTGCTTGGAAAAATGGATTTAATGGAATTGCCTGAAAAGCTAAAAGAGACAGGTGATTCAAAAGTGGAAGAACAAAGCAAAGATGCAAAATAG
- a CDS encoding F0F1 ATP synthase subunit B, producing the protein MSINATLLIQIIAFALLIWFVNRVLWGPLSKLMEDRQKRIADGLSAAEKGKHELELAEQKAKEILKDAKSQAQNVLSQAEKRGSEIVEDAKVKAAEEADRIKAAAQAELEQEVSRAREELRKEVSGLVVEGAEKILKKEVNAAAHNDMLEALVKSI; encoded by the coding sequence GTGAGTATTAACGCAACGCTTCTCATCCAAATTATCGCTTTTGCGCTATTGATTTGGTTTGTGAACAGAGTGCTGTGGGGGCCGCTTTCAAAGTTAATGGAAGATCGTCAAAAGCGTATCGCTGATGGTCTTTCTGCTGCAGAGAAAGGTAAGCATGAGCTTGAATTAGCTGAACAGAAAGCAAAAGAAATTTTGAAGGATGCTAAATCTCAAGCTCAGAACGTACTAAGTCAAGCTGAAAAACGTGGTTCTGAAATCGTAGAAGATGCGAAAGTAAAAGCTGCTGAAGAAGCTGACCGTATCAAAGCTGCCGCCCAAGCAGAATTAGAGCAAGAAGTAAGTCGTGCTAGAGAAGAGCTTCGTAAAGAAGTTTCTGGACTAGTGGTTGAAGGTGCAGAGAAAATTCTTAAGAAAGAAGTTAACGCTGCAGCACACAACGACATGCTTGAAGCCTTAGTAAAATCAATCTAA